A portion of the Stigmatella aurantiaca DW4/3-1 genome contains these proteins:
- a CDS encoding PAS domain S-box protein, producing the protein MPMTTLDDLTTCAGLPLAPQASGACLILISSTAPAGIGKAFRVQPGEHVLGRGSEVEFRIDDHGVSRRHARIVRTAEGTCHVSDLGSTNGTYVNGVAITSAELREGDRLQIGTVTVFRFSNREQLEPREEQLRQALSAARVGIWDWNAAAGTVTWSEHVDRLLGLPLGTLSGRAMDLREVVHPGDMTRVREVLAQALERRSHVEMEYRIEPAGGGCRWLSCKGDVLCDGAGVPNRITGTVMDITARKTAEQELRRQALIFESLYDGVVITDLRGQIIDWNPSAERMFGRGKAQSVGQTLFSVLHPGEVDPLTLPMLSALEGAGRWTGEVEFRRKDGMVCCCESVAVPLRDTEGRAIAYILVHRDVTERKHLQARLVMSDRLASLGTLGAGVAHEINNPLAYMLVNLHLIHGGLERLRPAVSASTVEQLQQIARETTEGAERIASIVQDLKVFARGEQETRLGPVDVSRSVELACKMADNLVRHRARLVTEFEPVAMVEASESRLCQVFLNLLLNAAQAIPEGEPADRHRITVRIRAQAPEQVAVLVEDTGVGMAPEVLARVFDPFFTTKSVGEGTGLGLSICHGIIESMGGTISAESEPGRGSTFRVVLRTVAGRAEDVTRPIALLPAQAPASPRTRVLVVDDEPNVTLALQRSLGMEHEVSTANSAVDALRLLGQDGRFDVILCDVMMPGMTGMDLYAELGRAAPQMADRMIFMTGGAFTPRAQTFLRTVANPKLDKPLNLEELRVLVNRRAGEAYR; encoded by the coding sequence ATGCCCATGACGACACTGGATGACTTGACGACTTGTGCGGGCTTGCCGCTGGCGCCACAGGCCTCGGGGGCGTGTCTGATCTTGATTAGCTCGACGGCGCCAGCGGGCATCGGCAAGGCGTTCCGGGTGCAGCCAGGCGAGCATGTGCTCGGCCGTGGCTCGGAGGTGGAGTTCCGGATCGACGATCATGGGGTCTCTCGCCGGCACGCGCGCATCGTGCGGACGGCGGAGGGCACATGCCATGTCTCGGATCTCGGCTCGACCAATGGGACGTACGTCAACGGCGTGGCCATCACCTCGGCCGAGCTGCGCGAGGGGGACCGGCTGCAGATTGGCACCGTCACCGTCTTCCGCTTCTCCAACCGCGAGCAGCTCGAGCCGCGCGAGGAGCAGCTGCGGCAGGCGCTCTCCGCGGCGCGCGTGGGCATCTGGGACTGGAACGCCGCGGCGGGCACGGTGACGTGGTCCGAGCACGTGGACCGGTTGTTGGGGCTGCCCCTGGGCACGCTGTCCGGCCGGGCCATGGACCTGCGCGAGGTGGTCCACCCGGGGGACATGACCCGGGTGCGCGAGGTGCTGGCCCAGGCGCTGGAGCGGCGCTCCCACGTGGAGATGGAGTACCGCATCGAGCCCGCGGGCGGCGGCTGCCGGTGGCTGTCCTGCAAGGGGGATGTGCTGTGCGATGGGGCGGGGGTGCCCAACCGAATCACGGGCACGGTGATGGACATCACCGCGCGCAAGACGGCCGAGCAGGAGCTGCGCCGCCAGGCGCTCATCTTCGAGAGCCTCTATGACGGGGTCGTCATCACCGACCTGCGGGGGCAGATCATCGACTGGAACCCGAGCGCGGAGCGGATGTTCGGGCGCGGCAAGGCGCAGTCGGTGGGACAGACGCTCTTCTCGGTGCTGCACCCGGGCGAGGTGGATCCGCTCACCCTGCCCATGCTCAGCGCCCTGGAGGGGGCGGGGCGCTGGACGGGGGAGGTGGAGTTCCGCCGCAAGGATGGGATGGTGTGCTGCTGCGAGTCCGTGGCGGTGCCGCTGCGGGACACGGAGGGGCGCGCCATCGCCTACATCCTCGTCCACCGCGACGTCACCGAGCGCAAGCACTTGCAGGCGCGGCTGGTGATGTCGGACCGGCTGGCGTCGCTGGGCACGCTGGGGGCGGGGGTGGCGCACGAGATCAACAACCCGCTGGCCTACATGCTCGTCAACCTGCACCTCATTCATGGGGGGCTGGAGCGGCTGCGGCCGGCGGTGTCCGCGAGCACCGTGGAGCAGCTTCAACAGATCGCCCGGGAGACGACCGAGGGCGCCGAGCGCATCGCCAGCATCGTGCAGGACCTGAAGGTCTTCGCGCGGGGCGAGCAGGAGACGCGGCTGGGGCCGGTGGACGTGAGCCGGTCGGTGGAGCTGGCGTGCAAGATGGCGGACAACCTGGTGCGCCACCGCGCGCGGCTGGTGACGGAGTTCGAGCCGGTGGCCATGGTGGAGGCCAGCGAGTCGCGGCTGTGCCAGGTGTTCCTCAACCTGCTGCTCAACGCGGCGCAGGCCATTCCGGAGGGCGAGCCCGCGGACCGGCACCGCATCACCGTGCGCATCCGCGCCCAGGCGCCCGAGCAGGTGGCGGTGCTGGTGGAGGACACCGGGGTGGGGATGGCGCCGGAGGTGTTGGCGCGGGTGTTTGATCCGTTCTTCACCACCAAGTCGGTGGGCGAGGGCACGGGGTTGGGGCTGTCCATCTGCCACGGCATCATCGAGTCCATGGGCGGCACCATCTCGGCGGAGAGCGAGCCCGGCCGGGGCTCCACCTTCCGCGTGGTGCTGCGCACCGTGGCGGGGCGGGCGGAGGACGTCACGCGCCCCATCGCGCTGTTGCCCGCGCAGGCGCCCGCCTCGCCGCGCACGCGCGTGCTGGTGGTGGACGACGAGCCGAACGTGACGCTGGCGCTTCAGCGCAGCCTGGGGATGGAGCACGAAGTGTCCACGGCCAACAGTGCCGTGGACGCGCTGCGGCTGCTGGGCCAGGACGGTCGCTTTGATGTCATCCTCTGCGATGTGATGATGCCCGGCATGACGGGAATGGATTTGTACGCGGAGCTGGGCCGTGCCGCGCCGCAGATGGCCGATCGGATGATCTTCATGACCGGAGGGGCCTTCACCCCCCGGGCTCAGACGTTCCTGCGGACCGTGGCCAACCCGAAGCTCGACAAGCCTCTGAACCTGGAGGAGCTGCGGGTGCTCGTCAATCGGCGCGCGGGGGAGGCCTATCGATGA